Genomic segment of Paraburkholderia agricolaris:
GGCGTGGTGTGGGCCGGCAGTCCCACCCATTGCCTCGATCGTTACCGGTCCATTTCACTGGACTTGCTGAAGCCGCTTTTTTCCATCCCGGACGTGATCTGGCATTCGCTGCAAAAGGGTGCGCTTGAACGGCAGAGCGAATCCTTGGCCCTCGAATTTGACTTGCGGACGCTCGGACCGCAAATCAACGACTTCACTGACACGCTCGCGATACTCGAAACGCTCGACTTGCTGATTACGGTGGACACATCCGTGGCGCATCTCGCCGGAGCGGCAGGCTTGCCTGTATGGATGCTCATCCCCACATGCGCGGACTGGCGGTGGCTAATAGACCGGACCGACAGCCCCTGGTATCCGTCAATGCGATTGTTTCGCCAGAGCACGCCGGACGATTGGATCAGTGTGATCGAGACCGTGCGGCAGGAATTGCGACGCCATTCGCGCACGCGCGATATCGACATCTGATCCGGCGTGGCTTTCACGCTTAACCGCCGCAAAGCCATTCACGCACCAAATTGGGGATCGACAATGCCCCATCGGCGTGCCCGGACTCGATAATTGCCCCGCCCGCGCCTATCGCACCGGCATGGCACATACCTTGCGTCAAAGTCCCCCACGATGCTGCCGCACCCTGACGGCAGCCGACCGCTTTCGCCACCACCGCTCACCTGACATGACTCGACCGATTCTTCGTCCCGCGCGTCGCGCCTGGCTCGCCGCACTGCTGCTCTCGCCCGTCCTCGCCATCCATGCGCCCGTCGCTCACGCGGATACGCTCGACAGTATCGCCAAGGCAGGTGTGCTGAAAGTCGCTGTGCCGGAAGACTACCCGCCGTTCGGTTCGGTCGGCCCGGACATGAAGCCGCAAGGCTATGACATCGATACTGCCGCGATGCTGGCGAAGTCGATGAACGTGAAGCTCGAACTCGTGCCGGTCAACAGCGCGAACCGTATTCCGTATCTGCAAACGGGTAAGGTCGATCTCGTGATTTCGTCGCTCGGTAAAACGCCTGAGCGCGACAAGGTCATCGATTTTTCGACCGCCTATGCGCCTTACTACCAGGGCGTGTTCGGTCCCGCCGACATCAAGGTCACCGGCCCCGCCGACCTCACCGGCAAGACGGTCGGCGCCACGCGC
This window contains:
- a CDS encoding transporter substrate-binding domain-containing protein, with the protein product MTRPILRPARRAWLAALLLSPVLAIHAPVAHADTLDSIAKAGVLKVAVPEDYPPFGSVGPDMKPQGYDIDTAAMLAKSMNVKLELVPVNSANRIPYLQTGKVDLVISSLGKTPERDKVIDFSTAYAPYYQGVFGPADIKVTGPADLTGKTVGATRGALEEIGLTQMAPNATIKRFEDNNATIAAFLSGQVQLIAAGNIVAAAILAKNPPRRPEPKFVIKNSPCFVGMNKNEPRLQQKVNAAIAQAKQDGTLNAMSKKWFSAPLPADL